One Chloroflexota bacterium DNA window includes the following coding sequences:
- a CDS encoding cytosine permease, whose translation MTTAAQGQPAPGVIEYHHIDYIPKTERHGKVRDQFTLWFLANAELATLAVGFIGISLGLNLFWTLVAIILGEVFGTFFMAFHAVQGPRMGIPQMLQSRPQFGFLGALIPQAIAVFLFVGFNIFNTIIGGTALATVSGLPLEASVVIMAVVAFGLTMVGYDWIHFAQKWGTYIFLVVFGIFTVTVLFQGRLPAEHTVMGEFQLTPFLVVLGAVASYQVSQAPYVSDFSRYLEPGSTSRATFLWTYFGSALGSFWMIALGALLLALFPDAATVGSIVLGGDLLFEGFGTFALAIALIGMVTVIALNMYSGHLSGLSVVDAVVRVKAGRGVRLVAVAVIGVLGTGGSLLLPEDFLTSYGNFLFLILYFLTPWTAVNLVDFYVVRKGNYAILEIFKPNGIYGSWNARGLIAYFVGFVAMVPFFSTALYTGPVADAIGGADISVFVGLPVAGILYWILTRNIDLTEEQRLTEAEASELEASGEAAMHEAETY comes from the coding sequence ATGACCACTGCTGCGCAGGGGCAGCCTGCCCCGGGCGTCATCGAGTATCACCACATCGACTACATCCCCAAGACGGAACGGCACGGCAAGGTCCGCGACCAGTTCACCCTGTGGTTCCTCGCCAACGCCGAGTTGGCGACCCTGGCCGTGGGATTCATCGGTATCAGCCTGGGCCTGAACCTGTTCTGGACCCTGGTGGCCATCATCCTGGGCGAGGTCTTTGGCACATTCTTCATGGCCTTCCACGCCGTCCAGGGACCCCGGATGGGGATTCCGCAGATGCTGCAGTCACGTCCCCAATTCGGATTCCTCGGGGCGCTGATCCCGCAGGCCATCGCCGTGTTTCTCTTCGTTGGGTTCAACATCTTCAACACCATCATCGGCGGCACCGCTCTGGCGACCGTGTCCGGGCTGCCACTCGAGGCATCGGTCGTCATCATGGCCGTCGTGGCGTTCGGCCTGACCATGGTCGGCTACGACTGGATCCACTTCGCCCAGAAGTGGGGGACGTACATCTTCCTCGTCGTGTTCGGCATCTTCACCGTCACCGTCCTGTTCCAGGGGCGGTTGCCCGCCGAGCACACGGTCATGGGCGAGTTCCAGCTCACGCCGTTCCTCGTCGTCCTCGGAGCCGTGGCGTCCTACCAGGTCTCGCAGGCTCCGTACGTGTCGGACTTCTCCCGTTACCTGGAGCCGGGTTCGACGTCGCGGGCCACGTTCCTGTGGACCTACTTCGGCTCGGCGCTCGGGTCGTTCTGGATGATCGCCCTGGGCGCGCTGCTGCTGGCCCTCTTCCCCGATGCCGCGACGGTGGGCTCCATCGTTCTCGGCGGCGACCTGCTGTTCGAGGGCTTCGGCACGTTCGCCCTGGCCATCGCTCTGATCGGGATGGTGACGGTCATTGCCCTGAACATGTACTCCGGCCACCTGTCAGGGCTGTCGGTCGTGGACGCGGTGGTCCGGGTCAAGGCCGGGCGCGGCGTGCGGTTGGTGGCGGTGGCGGTCATCGGCGTCCTCGGCACCGGCGGCAGTCTTCTGCTGCCCGAGGACTTCCTGACGAGCTACGGAAACTTCCTGTTCCTGATCCTGTACTTCCTCACGCCGTGGACCGCGGTCAACCTGGTCGACTTCTACGTCGTCCGGAAAGGGAACTACGCGATCCTGGAGATCTTCAAGCCGAACGGCATCTACGGCTCGTGGAACGCCCGCGGCCTGATCGCCTACTTCGTCGGCTTTGTGGCAATGGTCCCGTTCTTCAGCACCGCGCTCTACACGGGGCCGGTGGCCGATGCCATCGGCGGCGCCGACATATCGGTCTTCGTCGGCTTGCCGGTAGCCGGGATCCTGTACTGGATCCTCACCCGCAACATCGACCTGACCGAGGAGCAGCGGCTGACCGAGGCCGAGGCGTCCGAGCTCGAGGCGAGCGGCGAGGCGGCCATG
- a CDS encoding Lrp/AsnC family transcriptional regulator, translated as MTQQTRPARHHLDATERRMVELLQEDGRLTVTALARAVRVTEQTARRKLRRLLGDRIIQVVATVDPFDVGYETPVIIGLKVKRAKLDTVARRLSDLPQVRYVGASTGRVDLVVEVVVRTNQDLADFLMNELGSMDGVLDSETNLIVRIYKQSWSWAIRDD; from the coding sequence GTGACCCAACAGACCCGGCCCGCGCGGCACCACCTCGACGCCACGGAGCGACGCATGGTCGAGCTCCTGCAGGAAGACGGGCGGCTGACGGTCACCGCTCTCGCCCGGGCTGTGCGGGTGACCGAGCAGACCGCGCGACGCAAGCTTCGTCGCCTGCTGGGCGACAGGATCATCCAGGTGGTCGCGACTGTCGATCCCTTCGACGTCGGCTACGAGACCCCGGTCATCATTGGCCTGAAGGTCAAGCGGGCCAAGCTCGACACGGTCGCGCGCCGCCTGAGCGACCTCCCCCAGGTCAGGTACGTGGGCGCAAGCACGGGACGTGTCGACCTCGTCGTCGAGGTCGTCGTCCGCACCAACCAGGACCTGGCGGATTTCCTCATGAACGAACTGGGCTCCATGGATGGTGTCTTGGACTCGGAGACGAACCTCATCGTCCGCATTTACAAGCAGTCCTGGTCCTGGGCCATCCGCGACGATTAG
- a CDS encoding HepT-like ribonuclease domain-containing protein — MRRDDERLIDVRDAARAARRFIKNRTADDVATDELLAAALIQKITVIGEAAGRVSEARQIELAQLPWREMIGMRNLVTHDYWQVDPAILWRTVTRDLPKLLKQLNAIGLPEA; from the coding sequence ATGAGGCGTGACGACGAGCGCCTGATCGACGTCCGCGACGCCGCCCGCGCGGCCCGTCGGTTCATCAAGAACCGCACTGCTGATGACGTGGCCACCGACGAACTACTTGCCGCGGCCCTGATTCAGAAGATCACCGTCATCGGCGAGGCCGCAGGCAGAGTGTCGGAAGCGCGCCAGATAGAACTGGCACAACTTCCGTGGCGCGAGATGATCGGGATGAGGAACCTTGTCACGCACGACTACTGGCAAGTTGATCCCGCGATCCTGTGGCGAACGGTCACCCGCGACCTGCCCAAACTTCTCAAGCAGCTGAACGCGATCGGTCTACCCGAAGCCTAG
- a CDS encoding nucleotidyltransferase family protein, translating to MAPAIDPKSVSRAALVAFARRHGVLFLAVFGSAARGELKATSDVDVMMDLTADSHAGLFEQVRMAFELEALFGRRVDLVTRASLKPRVRATVDREAVVLYEA from the coding sequence ATGGCACCCGCAATTGATCCGAAGTCCGTGAGCCGTGCCGCGTTGGTCGCCTTCGCGCGCCGGCATGGGGTGCTATTCCTTGCCGTCTTCGGGTCCGCGGCGCGCGGCGAGCTGAAGGCGACAAGTGATGTCGACGTGATGATGGACCTGACCGCGGACTCACACGCGGGCCTCTTCGAGCAGGTCCGCATGGCATTCGAGCTCGAAGCCCTGTTCGGACGGCGGGTGGATCTGGTGACGCGAGCAAGCCTGAAACCCCGAGTGCGCGCAACCGTCGATCGCGAGGCCGTGGTCCTCTATGAGGCGTGA
- a CDS encoding cupin domain-containing protein: MELHPGVFVSNVTTNEWQPDPEVGGEMHVLVEDETAYVGMSRFRDKADLEPYSLPERVTVLILEGSARIEIQGGPTLELRVGDMASLPKGAVITWHLTLPFMEVWFFGRPYEMARDR; encoded by the coding sequence ATGGAGCTCCATCCCGGGGTCTTCGTGTCGAACGTCACGACCAACGAGTGGCAACCCGACCCGGAGGTCGGTGGTGAGATGCACGTCTTGGTCGAGGACGAGACAGCCTATGTGGGCATGTCGCGCTTCCGGGACAAGGCGGATCTTGAGCCCTACAGCCTGCCGGAACGAGTGACAGTGCTGATCCTCGAGGGCAGCGCACGTATCGAAATCCAGGGTGGGCCGACCCTGGAACTGCGTGTCGGCGACATGGCTTCGCTCCCCAAGGGCGCCGTCATCACCTGGCACCTGACGCTTCCCTTCATGGAGGTGTGGTTCTTCGGCAGGCCGTACGAGATGGCAAGGGACCGATGA
- a CDS encoding GNAT family N-acetyltransferase, producing the protein MRQLTHRELATLEHENWIAYLTGVASCGARTTVARTGGVLTLMTGLPMNWFNQILIEDEHATAAAMLDAVIQARAEGIDFVVRLRHGIDDRFIPTLIQAGLEPEPPQTATPGMVAFPIDRDAIAKQAVPELGIQRVTDAAGIDAHRQTATAGFGADSAVAQGTVCANLLDRPGCVVYVGYADGDPVVSGLGWRSGRTIGVYSIAAIASARRRGYAAAMTARIVADGTLAGCDVAALQASEMGRPIYERLGFRTVITYAAYTAPSADWRRPVGVGPR; encoded by the coding sequence ATGCGGCAGTTGACCCACCGGGAGCTCGCCACCCTGGAGCACGAGAACTGGATCGCGTACCTGACCGGCGTTGCGAGTTGTGGCGCTCGAACCACGGTGGCCCGCACCGGCGGGGTGCTCACGCTCATGACCGGCCTGCCGATGAACTGGTTCAACCAGATCCTGATCGAAGACGAGCACGCGACAGCGGCCGCCATGCTGGACGCCGTGATCCAGGCGCGCGCGGAGGGCATCGACTTCGTCGTTCGCCTGCGACACGGCATTGATGATCGGTTCATCCCGACGCTGATCCAGGCGGGACTCGAGCCTGAGCCGCCCCAGACGGCGACTCCCGGCATGGTCGCGTTCCCGATCGACCGCGACGCCATCGCGAAGCAAGCCGTCCCGGAGCTCGGGATTCAACGGGTAACCGACGCGGCGGGCATCGACGCCCACCGCCAGACAGCGACAGCCGGCTTCGGCGCAGATTCTGCGGTCGCCCAGGGAACCGTGTGCGCGAACCTCCTCGACCGGCCCGGCTGCGTCGTCTACGTGGGCTACGCGGACGGGGACCCCGTCGTCTCCGGGCTGGGCTGGCGCTCCGGAAGGACCATCGGTGTCTACAGCATCGCCGCCATCGCCTCGGCCCGCCGACGCGGGTACGCCGCGGCCATGACCGCTCGCATCGTCGCCGACGGTACGCTCGCGGGCTGCGACGTTGCGGCGCTCCAGGCGAGCGAGATGGGGCGTCCGATCTACGAGCGCCTTGGCTTCCGAACGGTCATCACCTACGCCGCGTATACGGCCCCGTCAGCCGATTGGCGCCGACCTGTCGGCGTCGGCCCGCGATGA
- a CDS encoding DUF1801 domain-containing protein, which yields MAKFESVDAYIASFPPDVRLKIESVRQAIRRAVPGSEEAISYDIAAFRLHGRGYLGLAGWKRHISIYPIPRADEELDRELTAHKSGKGTLQFPLSKPIPLGLVGKVAALLAAQRAGSSRADADRSAPIG from the coding sequence GTGGCGAAGTTCGAGTCCGTGGACGCGTACATCGCGTCGTTCCCGCCGGACGTCCGGCTGAAGATCGAGTCCGTACGCCAGGCGATTCGCAGGGCGGTGCCGGGCTCAGAGGAGGCGATTAGCTACGACATCGCGGCGTTCAGGCTCCACGGCCGCGGCTACTTGGGCTTGGCCGGCTGGAAGCGCCACATCAGCATCTATCCGATACCCCGCGCCGACGAGGAGCTCGATCGCGAGCTGACGGCCCACAAGTCCGGAAAGGGAACCCTCCAGTTCCCGCTGAGCAAGCCTATCCCCCTGGGGCTCGTGGGCAAGGTCGCGGCACTGCTTGCCGCCCAGCGCGCCGGCTCATCGCGGGCCGACGCCGACAGGTCGGCGCCAATCGGCTGA
- a CDS encoding VOC family protein: MTDPIADVLGDYQAFFAGQKDRLRARGIDISPYSLSHLAYRVPEYDQYLHVRGLLERHAAANLEGVWNGRPISMILLREPLHVEPHVTVELIELIPPVHQRVYKMGLEHVGVVLGDAVDEFARTHRAALTGQQFQSEDNEPYYILFEDFTHVKFHRSSLRAVVERQRGSFDRFVHVDDWVPPVVRTATRGDDARRTP; the protein is encoded by the coding sequence GTGACCGACCCGATCGCGGACGTCCTCGGCGACTACCAGGCATTCTTCGCCGGCCAGAAGGACCGGCTGCGCGCGCGCGGAATCGACATCTCGCCGTATTCGCTGAGCCACCTGGCCTACCGCGTCCCCGAGTACGACCAGTACCTCCACGTCCGCGGCCTGCTCGAGCGCCACGCCGCGGCGAACCTGGAGGGCGTCTGGAACGGGCGGCCGATCTCGATGATCCTGCTGCGCGAGCCCCTGCACGTGGAGCCGCACGTGACCGTCGAGCTGATCGAGCTGATCCCGCCGGTCCACCAGCGCGTCTACAAGATGGGGCTCGAGCACGTCGGGGTCGTGCTCGGCGATGCCGTCGACGAGTTCGCCCGGACCCATCGGGCGGCCCTCACCGGCCAGCAGTTCCAGAGTGAAGACAACGAGCCGTACTACATCCTGTTCGAGGACTTCACCCACGTGAAGTTCCACCGGTCCTCGCTCCGCGCGGTGGTCGAGCGCCAGCGCGGATCGTTCGACCGCTTCGTCCACGTCGACGATTGGGTCCCGCCGGTCGTCCGCACCGCGACGAGGGGCGATGACGCGCGCCGCACACCGTGA
- a CDS encoding nucleoside deaminase: MTSIDTDHLRRAIAIAHRARANGNHPFGALLVDAAGELVAEAENTVTSDGDPTAHAEINLVRTAGRRFDPDYLSECTLFSSTEPCAMCAGAIYWAGIGRVVFALGEDELRRMTGSNAASPTLALPSREVFARGQRSVRVEGPALLDEARAVHDGFWG, encoded by the coding sequence ATGACGAGCATCGATACGGACCATCTGAGACGTGCGATCGCGATTGCCCATCGTGCGCGCGCCAACGGCAATCATCCGTTTGGCGCCCTGCTCGTCGACGCCGCGGGCGAGCTGGTCGCGGAGGCGGAGAACACAGTTACCAGCGATGGCGATCCGACTGCGCACGCAGAGATCAACCTCGTACGTACAGCCGGACGCCGCTTTGACCCCGACTACCTCTCGGAGTGCACGCTCTTCTCCAGCACCGAGCCCTGCGCGATGTGTGCGGGCGCCATCTACTGGGCCGGGATCGGTCGGGTGGTGTTTGCGCTGGGCGAGGACGAGTTGCGCCGCATGACTGGCAGCAACGCGGCTAGCCCGACGCTCGCATTGCCGAGCCGCGAGGTGTTCGCCCGAGGCCAGCGCTCAGTGCGGGTGGAAGGGCCGGCGCTGCTGGACGAAGCACGCGCGGTTCACGACGGCTTCTGGGGATGA
- a CDS encoding CDP-alcohol phosphatidyltransferase family protein, producing MPPLGVDRQSGEKSSVIGHLRTLPNQLTAIRLLVVPLIWVFALLEARVYVGAGLMAALITDAFDGMAARRLGLTSDFGSKFDSIADQAVQLSSIGWVLLLMPEIITDNLVASALALGTYLASLTVGLVKYRRLGNLHLYLSKVGGLFLYLFLIQAFLVGRYSQPLFLMAVLAFTLSSVETLALQLMSSEADGETGSILFRYIPDDHWIRRWAGGAPRRGE from the coding sequence ATGCCGCCCCTTGGAGTTGACCGACAGTCCGGCGAGAAGTCCAGTGTTATCGGTCACCTACGGACGCTGCCGAATCAACTGACTGCGATTCGGTTGCTCGTCGTGCCCCTGATATGGGTCTTTGCCTTGCTTGAGGCACGGGTCTACGTCGGCGCCGGTCTTATGGCCGCGCTGATCACGGACGCCTTCGACGGAATGGCGGCGCGAAGACTGGGCCTGACATCGGACTTCGGGAGCAAGTTCGACTCGATTGCGGATCAAGCGGTTCAGCTCTCGTCCATCGGGTGGGTGCTCCTGCTGATGCCGGAGATCATCACGGACAACCTCGTCGCCTCCGCGCTTGCGCTCGGGACGTACCTCGCGTCCTTGACGGTGGGCCTGGTCAAGTACAGGAGACTGGGCAACCTCCACCTCTACCTCTCGAAGGTGGGCGGCCTGTTCCTGTACCTTTTCCTCATCCAAGCATTCCTGGTCGGCCGATATAGCCAGCCACTGTTCCTGATGGCGGTGCTTGCATTCACCCTGTCGTCCGTGGAGACGCTTGCGCTCCAGTTGATGTCATCCGAGGCCGATGGCGAGACGGGATCCATTCTTTTCCGGTACATCCCAGACGATCATTGGATTCGACGCTGGGCAGGCGGGGCGCCCCGGCGGGGCGAGTGA
- a CDS encoding GYD domain-containing protein gives MPFYLTRFSYTPVTWAKLMKNPEDRRAAATKYIESVGGKLHGFWYAFGDHDGYNLWEAPDNVSMAATAIAISGGGALSSLQTTVLLTVEETLAALQKASSITYRPPGGEG, from the coding sequence ATGCCGTTTTACCTGACACGGTTCAGCTACACGCCAGTTACCTGGGCGAAGCTCATGAAGAACCCGGAGGACCGCCGGGCGGCAGCCACGAAGTACATCGAATCGGTCGGCGGCAAGCTGCACGGCTTCTGGTACGCCTTCGGGGATCACGATGGCTACAACCTGTGGGAGGCTCCAGATAACGTCTCGATGGCAGCCACGGCGATTGCTATCAGTGGTGGCGGGGCCCTGAGCTCCCTCCAGACGACGGTCCTGCTGACGGTTGAGGAGACGCTCGCAGCCCTCCAAAAGGCCTCGTCGATCACCTACCGTCCACCCGGAGGCGAAGGATAG
- a CDS encoding pyridoxamine 5'-phosphate oxidase family protein: protein MDRFLERPLIARLGTSDGDRPRVLPMWFWWDGSDVWMETSPTFANYRVLRRNPHAALTIDEAVSGLAMRAVVMRGRVEIVDEPLDNVMITVRRIHDRYLSPEERASDAGRAMQLGSHVLLRFIPDRTITWDTTT, encoded by the coding sequence ATGGATCGCTTCCTGGAGCGCCCCCTTATCGCCCGCCTGGGGACGAGCGACGGCGATCGTCCCCGCGTCCTGCCGATGTGGTTCTGGTGGGATGGCAGTGACGTCTGGATGGAGACCAGCCCCACCTTCGCGAACTACCGCGTTCTCCGGCGCAACCCGCACGCGGCGCTCACGATCGATGAGGCGGTGAGTGGCCTCGCGATGCGTGCAGTCGTGATGCGTGGGCGGGTCGAGATCGTGGATGAGCCCCTCGACAATGTGATGATCACGGTTCGCCGCATCCATGACCGATACCTCTCGCCGGAGGAGCGAGCCTCGGACGCCGGCCGCGCGATGCAGCTCGGCAGCCACGTGTTGCTGCGGTTCATCCCCGACCGCACCATCACCTGGGACACCACGACCTGA
- a CDS encoding LacI family DNA-binding transcriptional regulator, translated as MRSSSGPRPARIADVAREARVSITTVSHVLSGKRPVAAKTRQAVLDAARRLAYRPTVAARGLATGRTMALGLQFPMEGEHLLLNPYFPELLGSLSAAATHDGYSFVLLPAHRSSDFPLESLLDTQRLDAAILVDPSSSNDVLPLLRRYNVPVVTVGRYLGRTRTHWVDNDTGVAIGRVLDHLAAQDYRRPALLSLGHERYSYIADLEAGYRARMEEAGLEQLVARAEDLSERAGYDAAVTLLTRSGRPDAIIAAVDRQAIGVLGAAEELGISVPDELGIVGEGDTVLSRNAHPPLTTIDPRAAELGAQAIGVVQRILADSATPARPLNVVVETRLIVRESTTRINPGPAASP; from the coding sequence GTGCGCAGCTCGTCCGGACCGCGACCCGCGCGCATCGCCGATGTGGCCCGCGAGGCACGGGTCAGCATCACGACCGTCTCGCACGTGCTGTCGGGCAAGCGACCAGTGGCCGCCAAGACGCGGCAAGCGGTGCTCGACGCCGCCAGACGCCTGGCGTACCGACCCACGGTGGCCGCGCGCGGCTTGGCCACCGGGCGGACGATGGCGCTCGGCCTCCAATTTCCGATGGAGGGCGAGCACCTGCTCCTGAACCCCTACTTCCCCGAGCTGCTCGGCTCGCTGTCCGCGGCTGCGACACACGACGGCTACTCGTTCGTGCTGCTCCCGGCCCATCGGTCAAGCGACTTCCCGCTCGAGTCGCTCCTCGATACGCAGAGGCTGGACGCGGCGATCCTGGTCGATCCGAGCAGCAGCAATGACGTGCTCCCGTTGCTGCGCCGATACAACGTGCCCGTCGTCACGGTGGGACGCTACCTCGGCCGCACCCGAACCCACTGGGTCGACAATGACACGGGCGTTGCGATCGGGCGCGTCCTCGACCACCTGGCTGCGCAGGACTATCGCCGTCCCGCCCTGCTCTCCCTCGGCCACGAGCGCTACTCCTACATCGCCGACCTGGAAGCGGGCTACCGGGCGCGGATGGAGGAGGCCGGCCTTGAGCAGCTTGTGGCCCGCGCCGAGGACCTCAGTGAGCGGGCTGGCTACGACGCGGCGGTGACGCTGCTCACCCGATCCGGCCGGCCCGACGCGATCATCGCCGCCGTGGACCGGCAGGCGATCGGCGTGCTTGGAGCGGCAGAGGAGCTCGGCATCTCGGTGCCAGACGAGCTGGGGATCGTGGGTGAGGGCGACACGGTCCTGTCGCGCAATGCGCATCCCCCGTTGACGACCATCGACCCCCGGGCGGCCGAACTTGGTGCCCAGGCGATCGGCGTGGTGCAGCGCATCCTGGCCGACAGTGCAACGCCGGCGCGACCGCTCAACGTCGTCGTCGAGACCCGGCTCATCGTCCGCGAATCGACGACGCGGATCAACCCTGGACCAGCTGCCAGCCCTTGA
- a CDS encoding metallophosphoesterase → MFSRTPAGETRIFFCADIHGSERCFRKWLNAARSYRCDSLVFGGDLAGKILQPIVDTGAGHYQTEMYGQQLVADAPAELQAITDRIRNAGRYEVIVTRDEKESLDASPELVRETFVRVARESATRWLELADERLREVGIPAFMMLGNDDFVEMQDVFAGSERVTNPEDRVVELPGGYEMISLGYSNPTPWSSPRELSEPDLATRLEAMASRLQDPGKSIFNLHVPPQGTHLDQAALLDETFTPIVSGGRVQMGNVGSSSVRSLIEHYQPMLSLHGHIHESHGMSKIGRTMSINPGSEYVDGILKGAIVTLDPQKGVKGWQLVQG, encoded by the coding sequence ATGTTCTCGCGAACCCCCGCGGGCGAGACCCGCATCTTCTTCTGCGCCGACATCCACGGCTCGGAGCGGTGCTTCCGGAAGTGGCTGAACGCGGCCCGCAGCTACCGCTGCGACTCGCTGGTCTTCGGCGGCGACCTGGCGGGCAAGATCCTGCAGCCGATCGTCGACACCGGCGCCGGGCACTACCAGACCGAGATGTACGGCCAGCAGCTGGTTGCCGATGCGCCGGCCGAGCTCCAGGCGATCACCGACCGCATCCGCAACGCGGGACGCTACGAGGTGATCGTCACGCGGGACGAGAAGGAGTCGCTGGACGCCTCACCGGAGCTGGTGCGGGAGACATTCGTGCGGGTGGCCCGCGAGAGTGCGACTCGCTGGCTGGAGCTCGCCGACGAGCGGCTGCGGGAGGTCGGCATCCCGGCGTTCATGATGTTGGGTAACGACGACTTCGTCGAGATGCAGGACGTCTTCGCCGGGTCGGAGCGCGTCACCAATCCGGAGGACCGCGTCGTAGAGCTGCCCGGCGGCTACGAGATGATCTCACTGGGTTACTCCAACCCCACGCCATGGAGCTCGCCGCGCGAGCTGAGCGAACCTGACCTCGCGACCCGATTGGAGGCGATGGCGTCCCGCTTGCAGGATCCGGGAAAGAGCATCTTCAACCTCCACGTGCCGCCGCAGGGGACCCACCTGGACCAGGCGGCGCTGCTGGATGAGACCTTCACCCCAATCGTCAGCGGCGGGCGCGTGCAGATGGGAAACGTGGGCAGCTCGTCGGTCCGCAGCCTGATCGAGCACTACCAGCCGATGCTCAGCCTCCACGGGCATATCCACGAGTCCCATGGCATGTCGAAGATCGGGCGGACGATGTCCATCAATCCCGGCAGCGAATACGTCGACGGCATCCTCAAGGGCGCGATCGTGACCCTCGACCCGCAGAAAGGGGTCAAGGGCTGGCAGCTGGTCCAGGGTTGA
- a CDS encoding nuclear transport factor 2 family protein — protein MSDEDAVLAVLDQFRRGWEALDADAVLACFARDPQIVVIGTDEGEYWRGFDALVAPFRSMVGAFTDPVYDWDSPPQIHVDGDIAWADGRLDTSLTADGERLAVSMRTSWVLRRGARWEIVQAHFSVAPAAPVAAY, from the coding sequence GTGAGCGACGAGGATGCCGTCCTCGCGGTCCTGGATCAGTTCCGCCGCGGCTGGGAGGCCCTCGACGCCGACGCCGTGCTGGCCTGCTTCGCGAGGGATCCCCAGATCGTCGTGATCGGCACCGATGAGGGGGAGTACTGGCGCGGCTTCGACGCACTGGTCGCGCCGTTCCGAAGCATGGTCGGCGCCTTCACCGATCCGGTGTATGACTGGGACAGTCCGCCCCAGATCCACGTGGACGGAGACATCGCCTGGGCCGATGGCCGACTCGACACGAGCTTGACCGCGGACGGCGAGCGGCTCGCCGTCAGCATGCGGACCAGCTGGGTCCTGCGCCGAGGCGCACGCTGGGAGATCGTCCAGGCGCACTTCTCGGTTGCCCCTGCCGCTCCGGTTGCGGCTTACTAG
- a CDS encoding M24 family metallopeptidase, protein MSVAAFDPEHAISPGEFRERQDRARAAAAEQGFDGIVVWSRGGGPVDMSADVVYLANHYSQQPYMADHAGIGRARSHGVLVLPVHGPSILVIDVPWWRSDLAVADEVRTGNDVVAKAADAMRSAGLDGRRVGLVGASHMTAAAYLGFAAALPAVDLVRADDLVERLRIYKTQAEVVAMRAAIALGDEAVKAAMEAAVVGATEADCAAEAAAVVARGGGVLYDAACASGVQAHNFTWARMPSSSLRPLERGDMFHMDCYGALAGYFWDFGRTRVAGDDPTPQQRDLVEASIGLVDAVCAAIRPGVTAAQVYAVGERFMAESAVIAGIPVEAADTEGFPAVGHGIGLGWEAPWLTPNDHTVLVPGMTIAVETLIGHSSMGGGFFEENGVVTETGFEVLTTARRTWW, encoded by the coding sequence ATGAGCGTCGCAGCCTTCGACCCCGAGCACGCCATCTCGCCGGGCGAGTTTCGCGAACGCCAGGATCGAGCGCGCGCCGCGGCGGCGGAGCAGGGCTTCGACGGGATCGTGGTCTGGTCGCGCGGCGGTGGGCCGGTCGACATGTCGGCCGACGTTGTGTACCTGGCCAACCACTACAGCCAGCAGCCGTACATGGCCGATCACGCGGGAATCGGTCGCGCCCGCTCCCACGGTGTGCTGGTGCTGCCGGTGCATGGTCCGAGCATCCTGGTGATCGACGTCCCGTGGTGGCGGTCCGATCTGGCAGTCGCGGATGAGGTGCGGACCGGGAACGATGTGGTCGCCAAGGCGGCCGACGCGATGCGGTCTGCGGGTCTCGATGGGCGCCGCGTCGGGCTCGTGGGCGCCAGCCACATGACCGCGGCCGCGTACCTCGGCTTCGCCGCGGCCCTTCCGGCGGTTGACCTCGTCCGCGCCGATGACCTGGTCGAGCGCCTCCGGATCTACAAGACCCAGGCTGAGGTGGTGGCCATGCGCGCCGCGATCGCGCTGGGCGACGAGGCGGTCAAGGCCGCAATGGAGGCCGCCGTGGTGGGTGCCACGGAGGCGGACTGTGCGGCCGAGGCGGCAGCGGTGGTGGCCCGGGGCGGCGGCGTCCTGTACGACGCTGCCTGCGCCTCCGGCGTCCAGGCCCACAACTTCACCTGGGCCCGGATGCCTTCCTCCTCGCTGCGTCCGCTGGAGCGCGGCGACATGTTCCACATGGACTGCTACGGCGCGCTGGCCGGCTACTTCTGGGATTTCGGTCGCACACGCGTGGCCGGCGATGACCCGACCCCGCAGCAGCGGGACCTGGTCGAGGCCTCCATCGGCCTGGTTGACGCGGTCTGTGCGGCGATCCGCCCCGGCGTCACCGCGGCCCAGGTCTATGCGGTGGGGGAGCGCTTCATGGCCGAATCCGCCGTGATCGCCGGCATCCCGGTCGAGGCGGCCGACACGGAGGGCTTTCCGGCGGTCGGCCACGGCATCGGCCTGGGTTGGGAGGCACCCTGGCTGACGCCCAACGACCACACCGTCTTGGTGCCGGGGATGACGATCGCGGTGGAGACGCTGATCGGCCATTCCTCCATGGGCGGCGGCTTCTTCGAGGAGAACGGGGTGGTCACCGAGACCGGCTTCGAGGTGCTGACCACCGCTCGGCGGACGTGGTGGTGA